GAGTATGTGTTCCTAGCTGCATGCGTGAACGGAGACTCATGAGTTGACATACCGCTCGCAGTCTCGAGCCCGTTTGTGTGAGCGCTCTTATCAAAACAGCGAGGGAATCTTTTCCTTCCTCGGCGCTCGTTCTAGTTTTCGGTCAGACATCGCGTCCGGCGGGCTGCGTACCAGTGCAATGCGCGAAGCTTTTTGCTGCCTCGTGATTTCTCGCTCCGTGTGGCGCTCCCGAGTGCGTTGACCGAAGAGCCGCGCTGCATGCAACGAAGCCATGCTGGCTCCACGCACCAGGCGGCATTGCAATCAGGGGCCTGGCATTGGCCTCCGCAGAGACCGTGAACAAAGAagcggcgtcttcgtttcCGGTGCCGCGCCTTCCCCGCGCACGGTGAAGAGTCTTGATACACACTAAAGTGCCTTCTGTTGAGCAGAAAGAGCAAAAAATCTCGTCACCGCGGCATGCGTTTCTGAACCTGCAGTCCAGACACCCACCAGCGGGGCGCGAGCAGAGTGTTTGAAGAAAATCTTGAGTGTCTTCTTATGACAGCAGCAACGCACACAGGGAACACAGAAGGCATAGGCATACAACGCACATGTAAATCTACACACAAATCTGTACTTGCGTTTACGGCCCCGTCTCAGTCGCCCGCACGCCAGTTCAGCAGCTTAGTCGAAACCATCTGAAGCCAAGAGGAAACATAACGCAGAGTGTGGGGTCCAGGACAGCCTCACCCGGAGGCGGTTCTTTTGGAGAAAGCAGCGACAAATGGACACAAAAGAAGCGGGACGACTAAGCCTGATGAATATCCCCACGGGACGGGATGGAAATCTCTAAAAAAGATTTACAAGCAGCATGGTTACACCTTAGATGCACTCGCGCACCCGCCGCGAGTGCAAGCGACTCTCGCGGTTCCTAGCCAAACGTGCATCTTGTGCGAGTCAGTTCGCTTCCTCTTGCTCGGGTTCGTAGCTGGGCATGAGCAGACGCCTACCGCGGGCTGTCCGCGAGATCAAACAGGAAACGGTATCTCTCCACAGGCCACGGGGGGGAGGACGCTtggctgctgcctccgcgcgggaGACGTGGCTGCTGCCTGGTCGAAGCCTATCTATCGAACTGCGCTCCAGCCTGCGCGTGTCGCCGCCGACTATCAGATGAAGCCGGCAAAGTGAGCGCctcctgaaaaaaaagaggTCGCGGAAACGCAAGTCCGTTCCCTGGTCGGGAAAGACGCCTCCAGCTGAAGTTACACAGCGCGCACCGCCGGTGTGCGCTTGCCGCTAGCTCTCGGAGACTGGTTTGTGGGGCGCCGGAGAACTCTAGGCGCCGTGCGCTTCACTGCGGAGCTGCTTGCTCGGATCTACTCAGCAGCCCTCCAAAGCGCCAGCTGTATCCAAAACGCCGCGCATTTCGCTAGAACGCGCCCTCGAGAGCTCTGCACTCCTCACCCGCAAGAAGAGAAGCTGCGACCCCTccggcgagagccgcggcgcccgtgcGGTCGGCGGCTGGGGCTCCAGCATCCCTCAGGACAGGCTCTGAAGAGGGCGAAccgccgctctgcgcaacgcgaggcgcgcgcacggactcgagcggaggcgcggggcggaTTTCCAGCATCGCAGGGCCTAACCATCAACAGGGAACGAGACACAAAACGCGTCCCACGCGTGCGGCACGGCGGCCGTGGAAAAAGCCGTGACGGATGCGCAACGTGGCTGCCAGAGCGGCACTTCCCTTTGAAAAGGAAGACGCCCACGTGGATAGGCGAAAAAGTCGCGAGTAGAAGAGGCGCCCTGCGTGCTGGTGGTGTGCGCCGAATCGGCACACACAGACagaagacacacacgcgagtGGGACCGAAAGCCGCGCGGTTCCACAGCGCATGCGGCACCTTGGAAGAGGGCTATCGAATGCCTTGCCGTCCTTGCTCGCCCAGAGTGCATGCGTCGCTTACCGACGTTGATGCCTTGCTTCTGGAGCTTCTGGTGAATGTTGTCGCACAGCGGAAACTTCGCTGAAGCAAACACACGCGAGGAAGCACAGAGCCCGAAACGCTGAAAACACCGGCGAAACGGTGCACGGAGAGAAAGCGGACAAAACTGCCACTCCCCCATCCGCTTCAGGCAGGAGCCGCCAGTATCCCACTCTGATGGCCCCGACTATTTGCGTGAAGGCCAAAGCAGCTGGAAGACCGCCAGACACCTCAGACCGTGGACGCTAAGAGAGACTCGGCGACACCGTCTCCGCTTCTGAGGTGAACGTATTGAGCTGGATGCCAATTCTTCCCTAGCTCCCGCCACGCAGCCTTTATGAAGATCCTCAACAGCCTCTAAAGGGGCACTAACGACGTGTCACTTGCCGAGCGGCGCACTTACAGGATTTCCAGCATCGGCAGACAGCGAATTTCTTTCCCTTCTTGGGCGGCGGGACGACAATCTCAGTGTGGACTGCGGGAAGATCTGAAAAGGAGAGAATTCACGAATGCAAGGGCTGGCGTCTCCGGAAGGCACACGCACATCTGCCAGTGCCGCTATGTCTAGAGCGTTCTTAGACAAATACATTGAGTATTTACGTCTCTGTGAACAGAGCGGACGTCTCCAGTCCTCAGTGAACAAAAAAGAAGGCAATCTTTGACGACTGGTGCCGAGGGAGATCTGAGATCACATTGGTCGCTGTGCTACGCAGGACTAGAAAAACACTTCGGCTAGACATCCGCTGAGCACGGCTTCAGCTCTCCAGCGAGCCACTCTCCGTGGGTAGGCAACCCTTCATTGGGCGCGCCACCTCCCCTGCTTTGAGGATGTCTTCTCTGTCCCAGGACAAGACCGCAACGGATTGATCCAGTCTGAGATTGAGCGAGAAACGCCTGCAGCCGGAGCCACAGGCGCCGACGATCATGCAAGTCGTCGCCGCATCGCATGTTCAGTACCAGCCGGGAAAAAACGGCAAAACGGAGAGTTCCTTTATTATTTAGCAGCTACGCTGGGGAACAAACTCAACGCtcctgcggaggaggaagacacCACGATTTCAAAAAAACTTACTCTTGGTGTTGAGAAAATCACCAGCTTTTCTGAGGACGTCCGCAACAGGACGAGATCCCTTCGACGCCTGGGAACCCATCCTGCAGCAGAAATGGAAGAGACGCCGAGCCAGATTGTCTTTTCTCGACAAAAGTTAACGGGAAGGCACTGGCACTGCGACACATAGCTTGAACCCAttcgctctcctccctcgtcaTCCAACGccctgcccccccgcccTTCCCGCCGCTCAGAGCTCCGAAGCGAACCACAGAGCCAACAGCGATCTAAGCTGCGTCGCAGACGCACGCCAGGCAAAGAAGCATTTAGCAGTTGAAGACACGGACGCTCCGATGGCCTCGGAATCGCACAGCCGCAAGGCGATGCACCCTGACTAGAAACGGCACATGATGAAGCCATAACGCGAGACACCAAAATTGACTAGTCCCGCCCCTACGGCGCCGCACAGTTCGCGCGTTACTGCCTTTGCTTGGGACGTGCTCTTGAGTGCCTTTCGCAGTCGCCTCATCCGTACATACGTCTATATCTGGGCCGCATTCTGGGCACGGGTGACTTACTTGAAATACAATGTTAGAGAATACAGTTGTCGCTCAAACGGTTTCGACAGGTAAACACGAGAGACAGTCCGACcctcgcgcgctgcatgcggaggcAGGCTGGTTTCGTGAAGACTTCTCGAAACCGCAGAGGTGGGGGCGTGCTCAAGCGTGCGACGAAGTAACAGAGAGAGCACATCCAAAGAAGGCAAAGTGGTCGCCTGGGCCAGAGAGCTGGAATTTCAAGCATTGTGTTCAGCGTGATGCCAAcagcggcgcatgcgagttgcatgcgcgcttGCGCGTGATCTTATGTTGCTACTCGAACGCTGTCTGCTCGCCCATTCGACTCGACTTCGAAGCCTTCATGATGCCTCTCATGCACGTTTCTTCCCCTTGAGGAAGAACGAGCGGAGTGATCTGAAAGGTAAGACTCACCACTGCTGTCAAAAGACCGCGAGCACGATGCGCACAAGGAGAACTCAGGCAGTTCGGCTCTGTTCGCGCGAGCTGTGGCTGCCGCTCCGGTCCGCACAGGCCATCCTCTAGGGGGGTACATGGCATCTTGAGCACGAACCTTGGTGGATGATGTGACACAATGCAAACGCCACGCTTGCATGCCGGCGCCACCGAACGTGGAGCACAACAGTATTTTCCTCTACTTCACGTTCTGCGCTTCCCTCACTCagacgagaggcgaggcCCGTTGAGAGGAGGACGGCTCCGCAACTCTCTCCGGCACAGAGCGCCGAAGAGACTACATCACACGTTAACGGCAAAGAGGCTCTAAAGGATGCGCATCAAATGATTCGTGCGCGTGAGGCGTCTGCGACCCCCAAAATGACTAATGGCGCACGGTTTTTCTGGAAGAGTACGGCGTACGAGATTCTCTGTGGGTTGATCGTGGCAGCGAGTGTCCGCATGCCGTGTGCTCTTGCTTGAAAGAGTAGCCGTAGATACCACAGCACCGCGTCCACACCGCTACTCACTATGAAGGACTGCGGGCTGGTTGCTGAGAGCCACAGAACGTGGGGAGGTCCCTGTGggcagctcggcggcgcaaCGCATGGGAGGAGACGCATGTCATCGTAATGGCCTCGCAAACGCAGAAGTAAAGGGCGGCTACCAACTCGAGAGTCACCGGCAAGATTACCACGTGTAGTGTCCGCGCCGTCCTGTAGTGTGTTGTGAACGCTTGTGCGGGACTGTGCGACTTCTGAAGGATCTTTAACCCGACTGGCGTGACGCGACCTATATATTCCACAAGCGTCTCTGTGGAGCAGGGTAGATATCAAACCTCAGGTCTACACAGGGAATGAGGGATTTCAAAGATCATGCGGAATGAGATAGGACACTGCGTAGGGTACACTaagagctgcggcagcccgACCTCGTTAGCATCACCAATGAAAGGGGTCAGCACGTCAGCTATGTCTGAACAATGCACGACGCACCCCCTGTACCGGCATGCTTCGGGCCTATGGATCTACGGTATTGGGTTACCATAAATATTATAGCTTTTCCTCCGAGGCGTGCTTATGAAGTTGGTCTGTCGTGAGCTCTTTTGGGGTAAGAATGCCCAAACTCAGCGTACGACGAACCCGTTTGACGCACACGCttgagaagaaaaacagctTCGCGCGGCCGATAGCAAAACGAGCCGGCTGGTGGAAAACGTCAGAGACTTGGCATTTAGCCGCGGCAACTCTTCGTCAGCGGCTTTCCCCCGCTTTCAGCGCACTACGTGAAACCTATCTCACGATAAATGCGATACACGAAAAGAGAAGCGTTTTGCTTGAACATCAGTGGGGATAAAGAGGAAAACGCAACCGAGATCGCGGGTTTCTTTCTGCCCGAAAGTGACGGAGCTAGACACCCGAGCACTTCCGTTCCCGAAGAGTTGTCTCGGATTCCCTATCCAGCGAGACAGGTgagcgcctctctcccccccaCTCGCAAGGCAAAAACCGCGCAGCGCGGGCTCGCACTCGCACGCCGTCCCCCTTTCTTGCGCTTTCCTGTTCACGATGTCAGCCTGCTTCCTATTTTTGCTCGCTCCCACGCGTGCCGCGGGGGCTGAGCAATTTTTTTTGGGTTCATTCCTCGTCCCGCTGACGCTTTCGACGCTCCTTGTCCGCGAGGATATGGACTAGGCGGATGAAAATTCCGAACAGGTCGACGTAGAACTGGATAGCCTGGACAAGGTAGTCTGATGAGCCACGTCGAGCCATCTCCAGCGCCACCTGCGTGTCGAAGAGAACGAACCTGTCACACGCCACAACGCACGCGGAAAACAGCCATACACGTATACGAATAAAAGCTCCCCTGCGAACAAGCTCAACGCACAGGCTCGCACCCCGGAGGCCGCCACCTCTTTGAAAGGGGCTACTTTCTGGTCCGCAGACAAAAACGACATGGATCAGGTATGAAAAGCTCGATCTATCGACGCTGAGTCGAGGAAGAAATCGCTTGGCGCCTTTGTCTGCACACGCCTTGTCATAAAGTGCCGGACAACTGGAGCGTCTTTCGACTGTCGTTCTTACCCGACGTAAAGAAGGAGCCCTCCCCAGAGAAGGATATCGTCAGCCAACTTGGTGCGCCACATGACCGAGAACAGTGACAGATACGTGAAGAGCGTCAGGCCTGTGCCGAGAATGCTCCCCAGGTAGATGAATTTTCTGTGCAGAGGCAACACCACAAAGGAATGGAAAGGACTGCGTCAGAGTAAGATACCTCTGCCGTGACTTTACGCATAACCGTATTACCGCCGTCTCGACGCCGCTACAAGATACCGCAGAGAgcctcgcgcacgcgtcaCACTGTATCGCACAAGATACTAGGTGGTTTTCAGGGCAGGCTCTTCAAAAGCCATGGCTGAGCAAATGTAGCAGAAGTCAGGAAAAGCCTTGCGGTCGTTTCCGCTCTGacgagagccgcagacgcaagcGGACACTCCGACCGCGCCCCGTGCCCGAGGCGAgagctctctgcagctgtgGAAACCAATTGCGTACGCCCCCCTACTACGTCTAATGGATGCTGTGCAGCTTCGCGGACTCTCCCACCAGGAACTCAAAGATTACCTGTCACGGGACACGATAGCAGCtgccgacagcgacgcgaaaATCCCCATGGAGACGATGAACGCCGTAGGGATGATGCTAGAGTTCAACGCATTGATGAAGTAGATGTAGTCCCCGAGCATCATTCCGCTCGCGAAGCCGAAACCTCCAAAGTACGCTGCTCTCAGCGGCGTCGTAACCTGCAATACAGCATACACGGGAGGGCGGACACCTGTCTCACTGAAACGACAGAACAGAAATACATGCCGAAGACAAGCACCGTAGACAATGCGCGTATGTGTCCCAAGGGCTGAACTGATAGGGAGAGCATCTGCCTGCACAGCAACGTGCACAAGAGGCATATGACTATCCATGCGGGCACGACGACAGGCGACCAGGTAGCATGGAGACCTCAGAACAGATAGGTATTCCTATGGACTGGCAACGGCGGGGACGAGGTATGGCATTCGGAAAAGACTCTAGGGCCTCCGCCGATAGTTGCAGCGCTCAAAGAAACAGCTTCGCACGGATGGTGTGGCTCGCTGCAGACGGTTGAAAACGTGAAAGGGAAAGAACAGACTCGCCTAAAGCAGCTTTATCAAGCAAAGCTAGCGACAAAGAAGACACGCTTTCCCCGTCCCCGTACACGAGACGGTAGTTCGCACCTTGCCTGTATAGACTGCTTCCGTGCTTGTTCCACTCAAGCCCCATATACAGAGAAACTGAACGCCCAACAGAAGGAACAATGGAAGGGCAACAAGTTGCTGCTGCACGTAGACGCCGGCCGCAGTGAGGACGATGTTTGTCAGAAGCGCCCCGTACACGCGGGTGAGGTGTTCCTGCTGCACCGGACTCAGCGGCGCGAAGCTGAAAATGTGCTTCAGGTTCATCGCGCCTTGGCGCTGGTTGTATTGCTCAAAGACGTTCATTATGCCAAAGACGAAAGACGAGCCGTGTCTAGAAGAatgaaaaagaggaaactTGTGGCTTCGTCCGCAACGGTCCCGACACCCGAAAAAAGCGTCGCAAAAAAAAGTGTATCCACCAGATATCCAACTGCTCGTGTCACAGGGAGCGCGCAAGAATATTCTAAAAGCACAGGACACGAACTTCCCTCTTCAAAACGATGATGCCACTCAAAACCTAAATTTGCGTGGCTAGAACGATGGAGTGCACACCGACGACGCAAGCCGGAGAGCCTCCAGTTGTTAGACAAGGGAAGTGCAGATGCTCGTCGCAACCGAAAAAGCTGGCCTACAAAGGCTCTGTTCGCATGCCACAGGACTCGCTTGAATGCTAGTCATGCGCAGTGGAAAAGATGGGAGGAGGAAACGTTGGAAACGGCAAAGGCGATTGTGTTCGTACAGCTGCGAGCTGACATGGCGTGGACCGCATGCAATCGCTAAACAGCCGGGACGACCTCCTTGTTGACCCGGACGCCAGCGTTGAGTCTGTTCCCGGTGTTGACCACACTTAATGAACCTTACTGGGATGCCGACTCTCTTTCTCTATTTTGCTGCTCCCGAGTGACGTGAAACAGTCCCCTCTCCCCTTTTCTGCTGTTACTTTTGGCATGTGCATTTCAGGACGAGGTAGCACAGACCCCGCTGCACGACATGAGGCGATCTGTCCTACACTAGCTtgtgccgctgcaggcgcaacCTGTGGCGTTCGCTGGTACTTTCGGTCATTAGTAAAGCGTGTTCAGTGGTTGGAAACACCCAGTTTAGCGCCGTGCTTCTGCCTTGGTGACTGAAGCAATAGATGTAAGAGGGCAACACATGGAGCACACGTCTTGGGTCCGGCACTTACCTAATTCCAGTATCACGAGACGCAGGTTACTGCCATACGCGAGCACAGAAATAAAGAACATAGTTTCGAAACTTGGCAATCGTCTGACTGTTTAAATTAGCAATCGTTTGGAAGTCTCCAGTGACCGCTTCCGAACTGGTCGAAGAAGCAACGGGCACCAACCAGAAGTAGCGAAGGTATCTCTGCTTTTGTACACAGCGGTGGAAGTAGTAGGGTAGTACCATATCATTCATTTCCAGGAATCCCCAGACGTTGTCAGACAGTTTCCGGTGGAAGATATATGCAGAACCACAGGCTGGTTCCACTCAAATGCTTTCCACGGAGCACGCCCATCGACACTCTACGACTAGGTTGCAAAGTTTTGTTGCACTACAGGTTCAATATAGACTGTGAGCCGTAGGTGCTTTCACGTTCACGTAATATGAACGAAGCGGTGTGATACACTCAACGGGCGGGAGAGGAAacgggggacgggggggcggggggggggggggggccagGGTTGTTGAACTGTTGTTCATGCCGTCGGTACCTGCATTCTCTGGCTCAAGACACCCTCGTCAAGACACGTTAGCTACAGCACGCGAGTGAGGCAACAGGAAGACGATGAATTTCATAGCATTAGACACAAGTGACACGCTGTGTGAGACACATTTGCTGAGGTCCACGTATCGATGCGCACGAGGTCGCCGCATCCAGCAGTGGTTGCACTGGGACAGCTACAGCAACAACGCGATACAAATACCTCCCAAAGAAACTGGAGCCACCTGTGTGGTGGGCAAGCGCCAATCATCTTTCCGACCAGCTGCTCTCCAGGAAATTACCCTCCCGTGTACTGAAATCATACAGAAGCATCTTTCATAACGCCGGATGACGCCTTGTCAGCACACTTACGTGACATTCCTGGCAGATTATGATAAAACGTCCCTGCCTCACTTCCGCCACTTTCCTGCTTACTCTAAGTCCGCACGTACTGCTTCACTGCACTACACCTGGTAACCCAACATTTCGCTGCAGAAGTCCTTAAACCCAGATTCCCTATAGACGATGCTTTACGCACACATGCGTTCAGACCATGAGGACTCCATAGTCACCTGCGTTTTCCGGATGTGGCGTTTCCCGGGAAAAACCCCCAACTGCAATAACGTCGTTCCCGTCGCAGCCCCTGTACGACTGAAGATGCAGCACCGTGAACAACTCACTGCACTGAGCATAAAACACACTATGGCTTGCCACCTAATTCTGTGTGTAGCATCATTATCAATATAGCCACGAACAGACTTATTGCCGTGTTTGGAAAATATGCCTTGAGCGCAGCGACGTATGCCATAGCCGAAGGACAAGCATTTACTCAGAAGTCCCCTTTGTCCTCCATATTTCACTTTCTGCACTAAGGTCCCTTTCTTCGGCGTAGCAAGCCCCTTCTGCTTCCGCATGGTTGTCCAAGCTCCACCAGCCTTTGCAAAAGAGTTActcatgtatatatatagatcaGCAAACCTCGTGCTTCCCGACGAATCCACTCTCGTACAAGGGAACACGCGTTCTAGCCAAAGGCTGCGAAAATGCTTGGACTCGACCCATTGGAACTTTGAGGGGGGGGTACCAATCAAACTCTCCCCAGAAAGGCATCGGGAGGGGTACATGCTGTTCCTCGGATGAGGTACTCTCCCAGGGAGGCGAATAGCCAGtgtcctcgctgcctcgcctcctaTGCCGTTCAAGATCCTTGGCGAAGAAGCTACTCCTTAAATATGCGTCCTGCGTTCCAAGGCTAGACGACCTCAACCTGGTCATAGTTCCTTCACTGCGATCCACTCCGTGGGCCCTCCCCTCTTTCTTCAGAGCTGCAGTAGTTCCATGTGCCCGTTTTGCTCTGCTCTCTGCGTACGATGTGTATTCTTCTTTCGAGTgcgctctcgctcttccATTAGCAAGATCCAGCGGCGACAATGAGCATGCGCCGGGATGAAAGATGAGGGAGCGGAGCCGCCGTGGCGGCTCTGGCGAGTTCACCACAGAACTCCAATACCGTCTCTGATGGCGTTGCTCCCCCGGCAGGTAGGAAggagccggcgccgccggcgaaggaggcatGTCGAAGTAAACGGGATCATCGCCGTTGTGGTGGTGGCGGAACGCCATGGAGGCTGGGATCCGTTCCAGGTCTCGTCTCTTGTACACGACACTGAGTGGTTGTGCGCACGGAGAGACGGTTTCAAAGTGGCACGTGGCGCTGAGCAAAACAGACAATCAAACGAGAGGGGCAGTCGTGCGTCACGCAGTTCAGAGCTCACGCCCTCCAGAGCAGCGATTCAGTAGCCCCAGCAGTGGGCCTTGCTGTTGAGTGATTGGCGCTCCAGAGCACATACTATTCCAATGAGTTAGACAGGCGGACACTCCCGAGCCGATGCTGCACCGTTTCTTCTGCCCGTGCTGTATCATGAGCCAGAACAACGTGTTGCCTTACGTACGATGCTCGGAGCGACACCCGCTTCGTCCGCTTGCATTGGCACAACCCCACAAGCCAATCAAAAGTACAACAAAGTCAAGCGTAACCTTCCTCGCGCCACTGCTTACTTCTCACGAATCTGTTCTGTTCCAGCGACTGCTCCACTGCGCGAGTCAGAGAGCGAGATCGAAGACAGGTTTGAGTCCGCTCGGGCGACCTGTGTCCAGTTGGCCCTAGAGGAATCGCTCGTCAAGTAAGGAATGGGGTACCGAATAGATTTCCGCTCTATCATGTTTCGGCCGAAGTCCTGGACGTTCGCTCCTCGCTCTGGAGGATCTCCTGCTCGGGGTTTGTAGAAGTTCGGATAGAGGCGGCTTGCCGAAGGAGCTTGAcctcgccgcgacggccgaaCGTAGTCTGCTGTGCACCCAGTCATCTCGCCAGCCCACGGTGAATGATGTCAATGTCATAGGCCCCCCTACTGCCGAGACTCTGAGGTCTCGTATCACGACGCCACACGCGATCCGTTCGAGTCTGCGGCAGACCAAAGAATCGATACCTGAGCGAATAGCACAAGCTTCTAACCGACACGCTGTCCCCGTC
This portion of the Besnoitia besnoiti strain Bb-Ger1 chromosome VII, whole genome shotgun sequence genome encodes:
- a CDS encoding putative PfMNL-2 CISD1 family iron-sulfur protein (encoded by transcript BESB_076570), whose translation is MGSQASKGSRPVADVLRKAGDFLNTKNLPAVHTEIVVPPPKKGKKFAVCRCWKSSKFPLCDNIHQKLQKQGINVGPAMLEIRPAPPLESVRAPRVAQSGGSPSSEPVLRDAGAPAADRTGAAALAGGVAASLLAGGAHFAGFI
- a CDS encoding putative Bax inhibitor-1 (encoded by transcript BESB_076580), producing MNVFEQYNQRQGAMNLKHIFSFAPLSPVQQEHLTRVYGALLTNIVLTAAGVYVQQQLVALPLFLLLGVQFLCIWGLSGTSTEAVYTGKVTTPLRAAYFGGFGFASGMMLGDYIYFINALNSSIIPTAFIVSMGIFASLSAAAIVSRDRKFIYLGSILGTGLTLFTYLSLFSVMWRTKLADDILLWGGLLLYVGFVLFDTQVALEMARRGSSDYLVQAIQFYVDLFGIFIRLVHILADKERRKRQRDEE
- a CDS encoding hypothetical protein (encoded by transcript BESB_076590), with the protein product MTGCTADYVRPSRRGQAPSASRLYPNFYKPRAGDPPERGANVQDFGRNMIERKSIRYPIPYLTSDSSRANWTQVARADSNLSSISLSDSRSGAVAGTEQIRENATCHFETVSPCAQPLSVVYKRRDLERIPASMAFRHHHNGDDPVYFDMPPSPAAPAPSYLPGEQRHQRRYWSSVVNSPEPPRRLRSLIFHPGACSLSPLDLANGRARAHSKEEYTSYAESRAKRAHGTTAALKKEGRAHGVDRSEGTMTRLRSSSLGTQDAYLRSSFFAKDLERHRRRGSEDTGYSPPWESTSSEEQHVPLPMPFWGEFDWYPPLKVPMGRVQAFSQPLARTRVPLYESGFVGKHEVC